From the Terriglobia bacterium genome, one window contains:
- a CDS encoding TlpA family protein disulfide reductase, which produces MTFGSIVDSTRRGRGAVLGAVATCVLSAVACRGTLVPPGGASGPVRGRDVELIPATAPRVLDEVRRPGASVVLVNVWATWCLPCREEFPDLMKLRRSFLGRGLRLVLVSGDFDSDRASVVRFLAAQGVDFPSFMKDGGDMEFIDGLDARWSGALPATFLYDRAGRPRGFWEGKADYATLERRVTEVLTGRDESPAPTEEKP; this is translated from the coding sequence ATGACGTTCGGCAGCATCGTCGACTCAACGCGCCGCGGACGGGGGGCGGTCTTGGGCGCGGTCGCGACGTGCGTCCTCTCGGCCGTCGCGTGCCGCGGGACGCTCGTTCCCCCGGGGGGAGCGTCCGGCCCCGTGCGGGGACGCGACGTCGAGCTCATCCCCGCCACCGCGCCGAGGGTCCTCGACGAGGTCCGCCGGCCCGGAGCGTCCGTGGTGCTCGTGAACGTCTGGGCCACTTGGTGCCTACCCTGCAGGGAGGAGTTCCCCGACCTGATGAAGCTCCGCCGGAGCTTTCTGGGCCGCGGCCTGCGGCTCGTCCTGGTCTCGGGGGATTTCGACTCCGACCGAGCGTCGGTGGTCCGGTTCCTGGCGGCGCAGGGCGTCGACTTCCCCTCGTTCATGAAGGACGGGGGCGACATGGAGTTCATCGACGGGCTGGACGCGCGCTGGTCGGGTGCGCTTCCGGCGACCTTCCTCTATGATCGGGCGGGACGCCCCCGGGGGTTCTGGGAAGGCAAGGCGGACTACGCCACCCTGGAGCGCCGGGTGACCGAGGTCTTGACCGGGCGGGACGAATCCCCCGCCCCAACCGAGGAGAAACCATGA
- a CDS encoding thioredoxin family protein, which yields MKRSRFFVFVSTACLLAVVVGLGAASAAEAGKSLSLGAMAPAADVKMKGVDGREVSIADVRGEKGTLVIFTCNHCPWVKAWETRIVEIGNTWASKGFGVIAINSNDPAAYAEDSFDEMQRRARERGMRFPYVVDGSSEVARAFGASHTPEVFLFGAGGVLVYKGTVDDNAKEPDKVKSHYLADALTAVAAGKEPAVRETKSLGCSMKFRQAA from the coding sequence ATGAAGCGAAGCCGCTTCTTCGTGTTCGTTTCGACGGCGTGCCTTCTTGCGGTCGTGGTCGGACTTGGCGCCGCTAGCGCCGCCGAGGCGGGAAAGAGCCTGTCCCTGGGCGCCATGGCGCCGGCCGCCGACGTGAAGATGAAGGGCGTCGACGGCCGCGAGGTCTCGATCGCCGACGTGCGCGGCGAGAAAGGGACCCTCGTCATCTTCACCTGCAACCACTGCCCCTGGGTCAAGGCGTGGGAGACGAGGATCGTCGAGATCGGGAACACCTGGGCTTCGAAGGGCTTCGGGGTGATCGCGATCAACTCGAACGACCCGGCGGCCTACGCCGAGGACTCGTTCGACGAAATGCAGAGGAGAGCGCGGGAGCGCGGAATGCGGTTCCCCTACGTCGTCGACGGGAGCTCCGAAGTGGCGCGAGCCTTCGGCGCGTCCCACACCCCCGAGGTGTTCCTCTTCGGCGCCGGGGGCGTCCTCGTGTACAAGGGAACAGTGGACGACAACGCGAAGGAGCCGGACAAGGTGAAGTCCCACTACCTCGCCGACGCGCTCACCGCGGTGGCTGCGGGGAAGGAGCCGGCGGTCCGGGAGACGAAGTCGCTCGGCTGCTCGATGAAGTTCCGGCAGGCCGCCTGA
- a CDS encoding dihydroorotate dehydrogenase-like protein: MDLRTDYLGLTLPHPLMPGASPLVDDLDTVRRLEDAGASAIVMHSLFEEQVVGEQLAASRHMDTHAESFAEAQTYFPASDVFALGPDEYLEHLRRVKVAVKVPVIASLNGVTEGGWLQYARLMQEAGADALELNLYYLATDPDETGQVLEQRAEDMLRAVKASVRIPVAVKLSPFYSSLAQFGRRLDVAGADGLVLFNRFYQPDIDVEQLVAVPRLELSDSSELLLRLRWLAVLSGRIKGSLAVTGGVHTALDAIKAVMTGAHAVQLVSVLLRNGVSHLGTLRDQMAAWLEEHEYESLRQMQGSMNLVRCPDPKAFERANYARILQGWEG; this comes from the coding sequence ATGGATCTCCGCACGGACTACCTCGGCCTCACGCTTCCGCATCCCCTGATGCCCGGGGCGTCGCCCCTGGTCGACGACCTCGACACGGTGCGCCGGCTGGAGGACGCCGGCGCCTCCGCCATCGTGATGCACTCGCTCTTCGAGGAGCAGGTGGTGGGCGAGCAGCTGGCGGCCTCGCGCCACATGGACACCCACGCGGAGTCGTTCGCCGAGGCGCAGACGTACTTCCCGGCCTCGGACGTGTTCGCGCTGGGCCCGGACGAGTACCTCGAGCACCTCCGCAGGGTCAAGGTGGCGGTGAAGGTCCCGGTGATCGCCTCGCTGAACGGGGTCACCGAGGGCGGGTGGCTGCAGTACGCCCGGCTGATGCAGGAGGCCGGCGCCGACGCCCTCGAGCTGAACCTCTACTACCTCGCCACCGACCCGGACGAGACCGGCCAGGTTCTGGAGCAGCGGGCGGAGGACATGCTCCGCGCGGTGAAGGCCAGCGTGCGGATCCCCGTCGCAGTGAAGCTCTCCCCGTTCTACTCCTCGCTGGCCCAGTTCGGTCGCCGACTCGACGTCGCCGGCGCCGACGGCCTGGTGCTCTTCAACCGCTTCTACCAGCCGGACATCGACGTGGAGCAGCTCGTCGCCGTTCCTCGCCTCGAGCTGTCAGACTCCTCCGAGCTGCTCCTCAGGCTCCGCTGGCTCGCGGTCCTTTCGGGACGGATCAAGGGCTCCCTGGCGGTGACCGGCGGCGTGCACACGGCCCTCGACGCGATCAAGGCGGTGATGACCGGGGCGCACGCGGTCCAGCTGGTCTCCGTGCTCCTACGGAACGGCGTCTCCCACCTCGGCACGCTCCGCGACCAGATGGCCGCCTGGCTCGAGGAGCACGAGTACGAGTCGCTCCGGCAGATGCAGGGGAGCATGAACCTCGTGCGGTGCCCCGATCCGAAGGCGTTCGAACGGGCGAATTACGCACGGATCCTGCAGGGGTGGGAGGGGTAG